The Myxococcales bacterium DNA segment TCTTTCGCACGGCGGCTTGATCCTTGACGGTGTAGTAGCGGATGAGAATGTGCGGCAGCGACGCCGTGCCGCAGAATAGGGCAAGCATCAGCGAAAGGAAGTCGAGCTTGGGCAAGGGCTCGTCTTTCTGAAGCCCTGCAAATGTGGGGCTGCCTCCGGGGACGAGCAACTTGCTTCCCGCCGTGGGCTTTTGGAAGTGCACCGTGGTGGCACCAGGGCCACCGCTGGGAGCGGCGGCGATCTTTTCGTTGCTCCACAACAGCACTTCGCTGTCCTGGAGGGTGCTGAAGAACGAAAGGGGGCCCAAGGGTCCCGTTTCCTTCAAGCCTCCCGGCAGCTTGGCGATGTTGCCCACGGGGCGCAGATCGGCCTCGCCGGGACCGTGGCCTTGAGGCAAGCCATTGACGAGCGTTCGCTCGGCCCCCGCTTCGGGCACGAGGGCCACGGTTTGGGTCTCCGTGAGGCCTCGTTCCTCCCGTCGCCAGACCTCCACCACGCCCGTCGCGTCGTTCCGGGCGCGGAGATAAGGCTTATCGGCCCACGGACCCTCGGCGGGCAGGAGCGTATACCCAGGTGCATTCTCGAAATGATCGAGCGGAACCGTGCGGAAGTCCGTAAACGTTCCCGCGTCGTTGGGCGTGGTCTTGAAGCCGCGGTTCAAGATCATGACCGTGAGCACGGCGCAGAACACCACCAGCATCGAGCCCTTGATGAACTGGACCCACGTGGTGGACACCATGCCCGCCGTCACGACGATCATCACCACCACCACGCCCACGAGCAACACGCCCTGCACGTGCGAAAAGCCGAGCAAGGGTTTGACCAGCGCTCCCGCCCCCACCATCTGCGGGATCAGGTAAAAAATGCTGACCACCAGCGTGCTGATGGCCGCGGAGAGTTTGATCCCGCGGGAGTTGAACTTGCTGTCCAGCGCATCGGCGAAGGTGTAACGGCCAAGACGTTTGAGCGGCTCGGCCACCACGAACAAGGCCACGATCCAACCGGCGAGGTAGCCGACGGAATAGAGAAAGCCGTCGTAGCCGTAAAACGCAATCATGCCGCAGATCCCCAGGAAGGAGGCGGCGGAGAGGTAGTCGCCCGCGAAGGCCACCCCGTTGACGAACCAGTGGATCTGCCCGTGCGCCGCAAAGTAACCCTGCGCGGATTTGGCCTTGCGGCCGAGGTAAAAGCTGATGCCCAGCACCAGCCCCACGAAGGTCAAAAATACGACGATGGCAATCTGTGAAGCCTCGTAGATCATCGCTCGGTCTCTCCTTCGGGCAGCGGACGACGACACAGGCGCGTGTAAACGAGAGCCAGACCGAGCGCGGCCACGATCAGGAACATGCCGTAAACGATGGCGACGTTCAGACCGAAGAGCGCCGCGCCCTTCATGGTCTCGGGCGACAGCACGTTGAGCGCCATGAAGCCACCATAGAACGCCAGGTACACCGCAAATAGCCAGAGACCGTAGCGAGCGTTGCGGCGCTGCAGCACCGGCGAATCGTCGGGGGATTTGACCGCGGTTGAGCCAGACATGGGGCCGACCCTACCACGATGCATTTGCCTGACGTAAGGTCAGGCTTTCGCTCGGTCGACGCCCCGTTACCCGAACAGGGCCGGCAGGGGCAGCAGGAAGCTGAGCGTCAGGAGCAGGCCCACGACCAGCGCGAACACGACCAGTTGGTTTGGCCGCATGTGCCGCGCCAAGGCCTGGCTGCCCTCTGGCAACGGCACCAGCCACAAGTGCCGAAGTATCTGGAAGTAGTAAGCAAAGGAAGCCACGGAGGCCACCAGGGCGACGATGACCACCGTGAGAGCCAAGGACCCGGAGCCTGCGTCGCGTACGGACGCCACCACGGCGGCGAACTTGGCCGTGAAGCCGGCGGTCAAGGGGAGCCCGGCGTAGCTCAACACGATCACCGACAACCCGAGCGCGGCCAGCGGGTGGCGGCCGGAGAGGCCGCGCAGGTCGTCGAGCTCGTCGACGTCGGCATGCGGCGTGCCAAGCGCCATGAACGCCGCCCAGAGGCCAAGCCCCATCAGGCCGTAGGCCGACACGTAAAACAAAAACGCCTGGGGGCTGCGCGCCGCGACGGTCAGCAAGATGAAGGCGCCGTTGACCACGGCGGAGTACGCGAAGAGCCGCCGCAGCTGCTTTTGCGCCAGCGCCTGCACGTTGCCGATCACCGCTGACGCGGCTGCACAGGCGTACAGGGCCGGCTTCCAGGTCTCTTCGAGCGACGCGAAGGGGCCATGAAGCAGCGTGAACAGAAGGCCGAAGACGGCCACCTTGACCGGTGACGCGACCACGCTCAGGGCTGCGAACGACGAGCCCTGATAAACGTCGGCAAGCCAGAGGTGAAACGGGGCCACGGCCGTTTTGAAGAACAAAGCGGCCAACACGAAGCCCAAGGCAAGTTTGGCCACCGCCAGCGTCCCGGCGTTGGCCTCGGCCAATTTTTCGGCGATCGCGGGCAGGGCAATCTCACCCGTGGCGCCGTAAAGAAAGCCCAAGCCCAAGAGGAAGAGCACGCTGCCCACGGCGCCCAGGAGCAGGTACTTGATACCCGCCTCGTTGGCGCGCGGGTCGCGCAACGAAAAGCCGCAGAGCACGTACGAGGGGATCGATATCAACTCGAACGCGATGAAGAGCGTCGCCAGATCCCCCGCAAGACAGAGGGATAAGAGGCCCATCGCCAACGCCAACACCACGATGCGCCAATCGGTGGCGCGGGCGCGTACTTTTTCGAGGTAGCCGTGCCCGAGTGCCACGGCCGCAGCGGTGAGGCCCAGGCACAAGACGGCGAGCGCCTTGCCCACGCCGGTGACCAGATAGGCCCCACCAAAGAACGTGTCGCCAGGCTCGAGGCGCAACCACACAAGGGCGGCGCTTGCCAGCAAGCCGAAGACGGCGACGAGGGCAGAGGCAAGGGGCGCCCGGTCTTTGGGCGAAGCGCCCAGCACGAGGAGAAGAGCGAAGGCCGCAACGAGCGGCGTTTGTGCGATGACGGCAGCGTTCATGGGACGAGCCCCGTGAAGGAAAGTCCTGTTGTGAGGGCCTGTTCGATGGGTGCAAGCAGCGTCATCGGAGCCAGGCCGAGGAAGATCCAAAGGCCTGCCACCGCGAGGCCCAGGGCCGTCTCGGCCAGCGAGAGGTCCGCGGCACGGGGCGTGGTGCCGCGCGCAGGCCCGAGAAAGGTGACGTGGAAAAGGCGAAAGCTCGCGGCGGCCGTGACCAAGGCTCCCAAAGCCCCCAGGACCAGCAGCCAGGGCGAAACGCGGTAGGCTGAAAGGTAAATCATGACTTCGCCGGCGAAGCTGCTGAGGCCGGGGAGGCTGGCCGCCGCGAAGAGCCCCACGAGCAGTAGGGCGGCCAGGCGCCCCTCCGTGTGGCGAAGTCCACCATCGGTATCGGAGGAGACCGAGCTGCCGTCGGTGTTGGCGCGGGCGTCGAGGGCGAAGAGCAGCGCCATGATGAGCCCATGGTTCAACGCCTGGAAGAGGGCGCCCGTCCAAGCCGTGGCATCCCCGGTGGCGCCCACGAAGGCGCCCAGGGCCAAGAGATTCAAGTGAGCGAGGGATGCGTAGGCCAACATGTCGACGAGGCGTTTTTGGGCCAAACAGACGACACCACCGTAGACAGCACCGGCCACGGCCAGGCCCATGAGGGGCTTTTGCCAAGCGACCAACGTGGTGTTGAAGGCCGGCACGAGCACGATGAGAAGGCCGTAGGCCCCCATTTTCGACATCACGGCCGACAAGAGCGCGCGGCAAGCGGGCGGCGCAACAGCGTAGAGATCGCGGAGCCAGCCGTGAAAGCCGAGCAAGGGCAGCTTGATGGCGAAGGCCAGCAGGAAGCCGATGCACGCGAGCGCAGCCGCGTCAGGGTCGAGCGAGGCGATGGTCGCCGGTAGGCCCGCAATACCGGGGTCACGGCCAGCACGCACGCAGACCAGGCCCACGGACAACAGCATGGGCAAGCTACCTGCCACGGTGACGAGCACGAAGCGCATCAGCGCGCCCTGGACGCTGGGCCCGCCGGAGAGAGGACGGCCGTGCTGCCCGATCCAGAAGTAGGCAGCCACGAGGGCCAGCTCCCAGTAGAAGTAGAACGCCAGCAAGCCCCGCGCGGTAAACACGCCCAGGAGGCTCATGACGAGGAGGTTGGACGCCACGAAATACGAGGGCCGGCGCGCCAGGGCGGTCCGTTCGCGGAGAAGCACGAAGATGATGGGGAGGCAGAGGCCGAGCAGCAGCACGAACGCGGCATTGCGGCCGTCGAGGTAGGCCCCGAGCTCGATGGGCAGACCCGTGCCGGCGAGCGTGGCGGTCAATTCGGTCGAAAGCCCTCCGGTGGAGAGACCCACGAGCGCCAGATAAGCAAGAAGCAGCCCGAAGGCGGATTGGCCCCATGCCGACAGGCGGTTGCCTTCGACGGGGATCCACAGGTGCAGCCCAATGAAGGCCAGCGGCACGAGAGGACTGAGAGCTAACAGGGTCGCATGCATGATCGCGTCCTCAACGCCCCACGAGGAGCAACAAGACGAGGGCGGCCGCGAGCAGCCAGGCCGCGTAGTGGTGAATTTTCCCCGTGACCAGCCGCCGCATCCCCGAGGACAGGAGCTCGCAGGACGCGCCCGTCAGCTGTGGCACGCCCCGCGCGACATCTTCGCCCACGCCTGCAAAGAGCCGTGCCAGGGCGCGAAGGGGCGAGAAGATGAAGGTCTCGTAGACCTCGTCGAAGTAAAAGAGGCGCGCGAGGGGACCTTGCTTACCCGGGGAGGGTTCGGCCCCGGTGGTCTTGCTTGCTCGACGCGGTGAGGAGAAGTGCCGGAAGGTCAGAAGGGCCAACAGGAGGCTCGGCGCCAAGACCAAGAGCGCGTGCAGGATTGTGGGGCCCTCCGGCGTCTCGGTGGTCGCCGAGACGAAGCGATAGAGCGACACACCAAGGCCGCCCCAGTGCGCCGGCGCGCTCAGCACACCGAAGACCGTGCCCACGACACAGAGCACGAGCAGCACCGCCCGGATGGGCGTGCTGGTCTCGGCGGGCGCGTGGGTCCCGTGAGCCCCATGAGCGTGAGCTCCGTGATCTGACACGGCGGGGCCGGGCACCTTCGCCTCGAGGAGCCCGAGCAGCCGGAACGTATACACAACGGAGAGCCACTCGATGACCGTCACCACCCAGGCCACCAGGCCGCCCGAGAGCGCCAGGCCCCCCACGGTGAACGTGCCCTGCCCTACCGCCTCGAGCACGAGTTCCTTGCTGAAGAAGCCTGCCGAGACAAACGGCAGCAGGCCCGTGCCGCCCAGGCTGCCCACCCAGAAGGCGGCGCGGGTGACCGGCAGACGACGCAGGCAACCCGCCAGGCGGCTCACGTTCTGCTCGTGATGACAGGCTACGATGACGCTCCCGGCGGCCAAAAAGAGCAGGGCCTTGAAGCAGGCGTGTCCAAAAAGATGCATGCGCGCCGCACCGGGAGCGCCCGCCGCCAACGCCAAGAACATCAGGCCCAAATTCGACAGCGTCGAGTAAGCCAGAATCTTTTTGATGTCGGTTTGTACGATGGCGAGCACCGCACCCAGCGCCAAGGTGGCGAGAGCGCAGACGAAAATGAGCCCAAGCACCGCCGGAAACAGGCGGTAAAGCGGCTCGAGACGGGCCACCAGGTACACCCCAGCTGTCACCATGGTGGCCGCGTGGATGAGCGCGCTCACCGGCGTGGGCCCTGCCATGGCGTCGGGCAACCAGATGTGCAGGGGCACCTGCGCCGACTTGGCAAACACGCCGCCCAACAAAAAGAGGGCTCCCCAGCGGGCAAGCCCCAGGGCTTCGGGCGACAGCTGGTTTGCCTGAGCAGCCAAGTCGACCAGCGCGAAGCTACCGAAGGCTTCGTAAAGACACGCGACGCCCAGGATGAAGAGCAAATCGCCCACCCGGTTCGTGAAGAAGGCGCGGTAAGCGGCACGCGGAACGTGCGCCTCCTGCCAGTCGTGACCGATGAGCAAGTAAGAACAAAGACCCACTCCTTCCCAGCCGAGGAAGATGAGCAGCAAGTTGTCGGCCAGCACCAAGGCCAGCATCGAGGCAACGAAGAGGTTCAGGCTCGCAAAGAAGCGCGCCACGCCGGCGGCCCCCCGCATGTACCCCACGGAGTAAAGGGTGATGAGCGCGCCGAAGCCGCTCACAAGCAACACCATGGCGCCCGCCACACTGTCGAGCCGCAGCGCAAAGCGCGCCGTGAAACCGGCGGTGCGGAGCCAGGGGCCCGCATCGAAGACCGTGGGCCGCTGGGTATCGAGTCCCACCACGCACACCACCCCGACGGCGAACGACACCGCCACACCCGCGCAGGCAATGCCGCCCACAACGGCCGGCGCGAGGCGCCTTCCCGCGAGCGCCAGAAAAAGCGCCGTCAGCGCGGGCACGACGGGCAAGAGCAAGAGCATCTCAGGGTTCATCAAGCGTCTCCTTCGTGAAGACGACCGGCGCGCTCGCGGCTGATGTCCTGATGATTACGGAAGTACACGATGGCCATTCCCAGGCCGATCGCCGCCTCGACGGCGGCCACCCCGATGGAGAGCATGTAGAGGTAGTGCCCGTACGCGCGGCCACTCCAGACGAAATAGTTGAAGGCAACGACGCTGATGTTGGCGCCGCTCAACATGACTTCGATGGACAGCAGGATCATCACGAGGCTACGGCGCGTGAGCAGGCCGTAGGCACCAATGAGCGACACCACCAGCGCCAGCGTGAGGCAGTTGGGAAGATCGAACGCCAACATCGCCTAGGCCCCCCTCGACGTGCCAGGTGAGCGCCGCGCGAAGTTGATCGCCGCCACGATGCCCACCAGGATCAAAAAAGAGATGAGCTCGAATGACACCGTCAGCGGGTTGTTTGCGGGGTCCTCAAACACCAGACGAGAGAGCGATGACAGCTCTCCGAAGTCGGCGGCGGGCGCGCCTGCTGGGGCAAGCCCCGCCGCGGCTCGCCGAACCAGCGCGATGAGGGGAGCCCCTCCCGCCGCGAGAAGCGCCGCGATGCCCAGTTTGGTGCGGCCGGAGGCGGCGTCGGGTGTTTTGAGTTCGCCGTCCTTGGGTCCGGGGTTCACCATCATCACCACGAAGGTGAAGAGCACCATGATGGCCCCGGCGTAGACCAGAACCTGCAGGATCCCGACGAAGGGGGCGTGCATGAGGACGTAGAGCAGCGCCGTGGGCAAAAACGCACCCACCAGAAGCAGCGTGGCGCGCACGGGGTTGCGCGCCCAGACCACGGCTGCCGAACCAAGCAGGATCAGGACAGCGCAGAGGGTGAACACTGCGTTGTGAACGACGCCATCAGACACGTGCGGTTCGCCTTTCCGTCGTCGAACGAGCGCGGGCGCTCACGACTTCTTTTCCCCCGAGCCAGGACCATTCGCCAGAAGGCGCGGCATGTCGTAGAGAAACTCTTTCCGACTCGTGTAGACCTGCGGAATTTTGTTCGTCATGCCGATCGCATCCTTGGGACACGCTTCCACGCAATACCCGCAGTAGATGCACTTGAGCATGTCGATCTCGAAGACCTTGGGAACCTTGTCGCGGCCTTCCCAGCCGGGCCCCGTGGGCGCGGGCTGGGCTTCGATGTTGATGCACTGGGCGGGACACGCGGTGGAACACATGTAGCAGGCCACGCACTTCATGTGGCCGTGTTCGTCCTGCTTGAGGTAATGCTCACCCCGGAAGCGGGGGCTGATTTGTGGCTTGGCTTCCGGGTACTGGATCGTGACGGACTTCTTGAAGAACTGCCGAAGCGACACCCAAAGCCCCTTCCAGATGGCCGGCATGTAGAGCCCGACCCACCATGGCTGCGAGCGTCGATGCATGACCGACGGGGGATTGCGTTTGACTTCGACCGGGTGTTCCATCTGAAGGATCCTCACGAACGAAACAGACCACCGTACTCCATGGCCAAGGCCAGGAGGATGAGGTTCAACAACGCGATAGGGATCAGCCGCTTCCAGCCGAGCGCCATCAACTGATCCCAGCGCATACGGGGCAACGTCCACCGGACCCACATGAAGCCGAACACGAGCACCATCACCTTCGCCGTGAAGATGAGGAAGGCA contains these protein-coding regions:
- a CDS encoding cation acetate symporter, with amino-acid sequence MIYEASQIAIVVFLTFVGLVLGISFYLGRKAKSAQGYFAAHGQIHWFVNGVAFAGDYLSAASFLGICGMIAFYGYDGFLYSVGYLAGWIVALFVVAEPLKRLGRYTFADALDSKFNSRGIKLSAAISTLVVSIFYLIPQMVGAGALVKPLLGFSHVQGVLLVGVVVVMIVVTAGMVSTTWVQFIKGSMLVVFCAVLTVMILNRGFKTTPNDAGTFTDFRTVPLDHFENAPGYTLLPAEGPWADKPYLRARNDATGVVEVWRREERGLTETQTVALVPEAGAERTLVNGLPQGHGPGEADLRPVGNIAKLPGGLKETGPLGPLSFFSTLQDSEVLLWSNEKIAAAPSGGPGATTVHFQKPTAGSKLLVPGGSPTFAGLQKDEPLPKLDFLSLMLALFCGTASLPHILIRYYTVKDQAAVRKSTVVGIASIGFFYVLTLYLGLGAMTGGTLDPTNNNMAAPLLAKGFGDLPFAIISAIAFTTVLGTVSGLIMAASGAVAHDIVTNVFKADINDSQKVRVAKFVAVAVGVVAMFLGVVFEKMNVSFLVGWAFNVAASANLPSLVMLLFWKRTTKQGITAAISVGMVSSLSWILLSGATFKAVYGLDPGLAPMKISQPAIVTIPLGFLTLVVVSLLTGPKRAAARVPVEPAISA
- a CDS encoding DUF485 domain-containing protein, whose translation is MSGSTAVKSPDDSPVLQRRNARYGLWLFAVYLAFYGGFMALNVLSPETMKGAALFGLNVAIVYGMFLIVAALGLALVYTRLCRRPLPEGETER
- a CDS encoding NADH-quinone oxidoreductase subunit N — its product is MNAAVIAQTPLVAAFALLLVLGASPKDRAPLASALVAVFGLLASAALVWLRLEPGDTFFGGAYLVTGVGKALAVLCLGLTAAAVALGHGYLEKVRARATDWRIVVLALAMGLLSLCLAGDLATLFIAFELISIPSYVLCGFSLRDPRANEAGIKYLLLGAVGSVLFLLGLGFLYGATGEIALPAIAEKLAEANAGTLAVAKLALGFVLAALFFKTAVAPFHLWLADVYQGSSFAALSVVASPVKVAVFGLLFTLLHGPFASLEETWKPALYACAAASAVIGNVQALAQKQLRRLFAYSAVVNGAFILLTVAARSPQAFLFYVSAYGLMGLGLWAAFMALGTPHADVDELDDLRGLSGRHPLAALGLSVIVLSYAGLPLTAGFTAKFAAVVASVRDAGSGSLALTVVIVALVASVASFAYYFQILRHLWLVPLPEGSQALARHMRPNQLVVFALVVGLLLTLSFLLPLPALFG
- a CDS encoding NADH-quinone oxidoreductase subunit L; translation: MNPEMLLLLPVVPALTALFLALAGRRLAPAVVGGIACAGVAVSFAVGVVCVVGLDTQRPTVFDAGPWLRTAGFTARFALRLDSVAGAMVLLVSGFGALITLYSVGYMRGAAGVARFFASLNLFVASMLALVLADNLLLIFLGWEGVGLCSYLLIGHDWQEAHVPRAAYRAFFTNRVGDLLFILGVACLYEAFGSFALVDLAAQANQLSPEALGLARWGALFLLGGVFAKSAQVPLHIWLPDAMAGPTPVSALIHAATMVTAGVYLVARLEPLYRLFPAVLGLIFVCALATLALGAVLAIVQTDIKKILAYSTLSNLGLMFLALAAGAPGAARMHLFGHACFKALLFLAAGSVIVACHHEQNVSRLAGCLRRLPVTRAAFWVGSLGGTGLLPFVSAGFFSKELVLEAVGQGTFTVGGLALSGGLVAWVVTVIEWLSVVYTFRLLGLLEAKVPGPAVSDHGAHAHGAHGTHAPAETSTPIRAVLLVLCVVGTVFGVLSAPAHWGGLGVSLYRFVSATTETPEGPTILHALLVLAPSLLLALLTFRHFSSPRRASKTTGAEPSPGKQGPLARLFYFDEVYETFIFSPLRALARLFAGVGEDVARGVPQLTGASCELLSSGMRRLVTGKIHHYAAWLLAAALVLLLLVGR
- the nuoK gene encoding NADH-quinone oxidoreductase subunit NuoK, with amino-acid sequence MLAFDLPNCLTLALVVSLIGAYGLLTRRSLVMILLSIEVMLSGANISVVAFNYFVWSGRAYGHYLYMLSIGVAAVEAAIGLGMAIVYFRNHQDISRERAGRLHEGDA
- a CDS encoding NADH-quinone oxidoreductase subunit J, which translates into the protein MSDGVVHNAVFTLCAVLILLGSAAVVWARNPVRATLLLVGAFLPTALLYVLMHAPFVGILQVLVYAGAIMVLFTFVVMMVNPGPKDGELKTPDAASGRTKLGIAALLAAGGAPLIALVRRAAAGLAPAGAPAADFGELSSLSRLVFEDPANNPLTVSFELISFLILVGIVAAINFARRSPGTSRGA
- a CDS encoding NADH-quinone oxidoreductase subunit I encodes the protein MEHPVEVKRNPPSVMHRRSQPWWVGLYMPAIWKGLWVSLRQFFKKSVTIQYPEAKPQISPRFRGEHYLKQDEHGHMKCVACYMCSTACPAQCINIEAQPAPTGPGWEGRDKVPKVFEIDMLKCIYCGYCVEACPKDAIGMTNKIPQVYTSRKEFLYDMPRLLANGPGSGEKKS